In Sphingobacterium zeae, one genomic interval encodes:
- a CDS encoding AraC family transcriptional regulator: protein MKTLQFNVPTMRGQSLTIQEDVLENFYPHFHRHQEAQLMWIKKGKGVLIVEDTLHPFKENDIFFLGANQSHVFKSASQDGFSNESRSVSIFFDPNGKLKSLFSLDEFESLNQFIYSNSRGFKVPETYFDQISQRVCQLKSADQMDKLMHFFYLLRTLANISRGADALCNERVEAGLETIHGSNRIHFICNYIREHYRDELTLEEVADRANLTPQAFCRYFKKHCGVTFVTYLNRIRVKEVCNQLNEDHLDSVSFIAYNCGFNSITNFNRVFKQIVGCNPKEYVQQYKQTLYSVI from the coding sequence ATGAAAACGCTCCAATTTAATGTTCCGACCATGCGAGGCCAGAGCCTTACTATTCAAGAAGATGTTTTGGAAAATTTCTACCCCCATTTTCATCGACATCAAGAAGCTCAATTAATGTGGATAAAAAAAGGCAAAGGAGTTTTGATTGTTGAAGATACCTTACACCCCTTTAAGGAAAATGATATTTTCTTTTTGGGTGCAAACCAATCACATGTGTTTAAATCGGCCTCTCAGGACGGTTTTTCAAATGAATCTCGCTCTGTTTCCATTTTTTTCGATCCAAACGGAAAACTTAAATCTCTGTTTTCCCTGGACGAATTTGAATCGCTGAATCAATTTATCTATAGTAACTCCAGAGGATTTAAAGTTCCCGAGACTTATTTTGACCAGATATCACAACGGGTTTGTCAGTTGAAATCTGCGGATCAGATGGACAAGTTGATGCATTTTTTTTATCTATTGAGAACGTTAGCAAATATTTCCAGGGGTGCCGATGCGCTTTGTAACGAGCGCGTGGAAGCAGGTTTGGAAACAATACATGGATCAAATCGTATTCATTTTATCTGCAACTATATCAGGGAGCACTATAGAGACGAACTGACGTTGGAAGAAGTTGCTGATCGCGCCAATCTTACGCCGCAAGCCTTTTGTCGCTATTTTAAAAAGCATTGTGGGGTTACTTTTGTGACTTATCTTAATCGCATAAGAGTCAAAGAAGTGTGTAATCAGTTAAATGAAGATCACTTGGACAGTGTTTCTTTTATTGCCTACAACTGTGGCTTCAATAGCATTACCAACTTTAATCGCGTATTTAAACAAATCGTCGGCTGCAATCCAAAAGAGTATGTGCAGCAGTATAAACAAACGCTCTATTCTGTAATCTAA
- a CDS encoding aminopeptidase P family protein — translation MFKKEIYLHRRNKMLSSVSSGKILLLGNIENPINFEHNTYPFRQDSSFLYYIGIKSPGLAAVLDIEKNETILFGDEMTIDDIVWMGQQQTLAEKAELSGIGTVLPFNQLFDYLGKNPKEPVHYLPPYQSHNKLLLQQITGRSVSQLEPSVALIKAVVAQRSIKSEEEIAELEKAVDIAVDMHRIAMRMTKPGCYEYQISNAMQHFAQDQGAPFSYPPIVTKRGEILHNHMQFHQLDEGNILLNDSGVETDMGYASDLTRTFPVGKRFTALQEEIYQIVLHAFKSAEQLLTSGIRFKEIHLKACEALVDGLIQTGFMKGNAQDAVMNHAHALFFQCGLGHMLGLDVHDMEDLGEQYVGYTEAEPKDTKTFGIKSLRLGKELEAGNVLTVEPGIYIIPELTQLWEQQNLNKDFINYDFLKKHLDFGGVRIEDNYLIEKDGYRRLGKYLEREIHEIYQLKDNPIN, via the coding sequence ATGTTCAAAAAAGAAATATATCTTCATCGCCGAAATAAAATGTTATCATCGGTCAGTTCTGGCAAAATTCTTTTGTTAGGCAACATTGAAAACCCGATTAATTTTGAGCACAACACCTATCCTTTTCGTCAGGACAGCAGCTTTTTGTATTACATTGGAATAAAAAGTCCAGGTTTGGCTGCTGTATTGGATATCGAAAAAAATGAGACTATCCTATTTGGGGACGAAATGACGATCGACGATATTGTGTGGATGGGCCAGCAGCAAACTCTAGCGGAAAAGGCAGAACTTTCGGGTATTGGTACGGTCCTCCCATTCAATCAGCTCTTCGACTACCTCGGTAAGAATCCAAAAGAACCGGTTCACTACCTTCCTCCTTATCAGTCGCACAACAAATTATTACTTCAACAAATAACTGGCCGATCTGTCAGTCAGTTAGAACCTTCGGTCGCTTTAATTAAAGCCGTGGTTGCTCAACGTAGCATCAAATCGGAAGAAGAGATTGCTGAACTAGAGAAGGCGGTAGATATCGCTGTCGATATGCATCGCATAGCTATGCGAATGACAAAACCTGGTTGTTATGAATATCAGATCAGCAATGCTATGCAACATTTTGCACAAGATCAAGGAGCCCCATTTTCCTATCCTCCGATAGTTACAAAACGGGGCGAAATCCTGCATAACCATATGCAATTTCACCAACTTGATGAAGGTAATATTCTCCTTAATGATTCGGGCGTCGAAACCGATATGGGATATGCTTCAGATCTAACCAGAACCTTTCCTGTAGGAAAACGATTTACAGCATTACAAGAAGAAATTTATCAGATTGTTTTACATGCTTTTAAATCTGCTGAACAGCTGCTGACTTCCGGAATACGTTTTAAAGAAATACATTTAAAAGCCTGTGAAGCGCTTGTAGATGGACTGATACAAACCGGATTCATGAAAGGCAATGCGCAAGATGCGGTCATGAACCACGCGCATGCACTTTTCTTTCAATGTGGACTCGGCCATATGCTTGGTCTTGATGTGCATGATATGGAGGATCTTGGTGAACAATATGTCGGATACACAGAAGCCGAACCAAAGGATACGAAGACTTTCGGTATCAAATCACTCCGACTAGGCAAAGAGCTAGAAGCTGGCAATGTGCTAACCGTTGAGCCTGGAATCTATATTATCCCTGAGTTAACGCAGCTTTGGGAACAGCAAAATTTAAACAAAGACTTTATCAATTATGATTTCTTAAAAAAGCACCTCGATTTCGGAGGGGTTCGTATCGAAGACAATTATCTTATTGAAAAAGATGGATATCGCCGTCTAGGGAAATATCTTGAACGTGAAATACACGAAATATATCAGCTTAAAGACAATCCAATTAATTAA